One window of Triticum dicoccoides isolate Atlit2015 ecotype Zavitan chromosome 5A, WEW_v2.0, whole genome shotgun sequence genomic DNA carries:
- the LOC119302095 gene encoding cytochrome c oxidase subunit 2-like produces the protein MILRSLSCRFLTIALCDAAEPWQLGSQDAATPMMQGIIDLHHDIFFFLILILVFVSRMLVRALWHFNEQTNPIPQRIVHGTTIEIIRTIFPSVILLFIAIPSFALLYSMDGVLVDPAITIKAIGHQWYRTYEYSDYNSSDEQSVTFDSYTIPEDDPELGQSRLLEVDNRVVVPAKTHLCMIVTPADVPHSWAVPSSGVKCDAIPGRSNLTSISVQREGVYYGQCSEIRGTNHAFTPIVVEAVTLKDYADWVSNQLILQTN, from the exons ATGATTCTTCGTTCATTATCATGTCGATTCCTCACAATCGCTCTTTGTGATGCTGCGGAACCATGGCAATTAGGATCTCAAGACGCAGCAACACCTATGATGCAAGGAATCATTGACTTACATCACGATATCTTTTTCTTCCTCATTCTTATTTTGGTTTTCGTATCACGGATGTTGGTTCGCGCTTTATGGCATTTCAACGAGCAAACTAATCCAATCCCACAAAGGATTGTTCATGGAACTACTATCGAAATTATTCGGACCATATTTCCAAGTGTCATTCTTTTGTTCATTGCTATACCATCGTTTGCTCTGTTATACTCAATGGACGGGGTATTAGTAGATCCAGCCATTACTATCAAAGCTATTGGACATCAATGGTATCGGA CTTATGAGTATTCGGACTATAACAGTTCCGATGAACAGTCAGTCACTTTTGACAGTTATACGATTCCAGAAGATGATCCAGAATTGGGTCAATCACGTTTATTAGAAGTTGACAATAGAGTGGTTGTACCAGCCAAAACTCATCTATGTATGATTGTAACACCCGCTGATGTACCTCATAGTTGGGCTGTACCTTCCTCAGGTGTCAAATGTGATGCTATACCTGGTCGTTCAAATCTTACCTCCATCTCGGTACAACGAGAAGGAGTTTACTATGGTCAGTGCAGTGAGATTCGTGGAACTAATCATGCCTTTACGCCTATCGTCGTAGAAGCAGTGACTTTGAAAGATTATGCGGATTGGGTATCCAATCAATTAATCCTCCAAACCAACTAA